One Candidatus Poribacteria bacterium genomic window carries:
- a CDS encoding phytanoyl-CoA dioxygenase family protein, whose translation MLTQQQIDFWHENGFLRLEQVFPREELKQMTDELMYIMETFANWGAAWRGPWRKDYLTDDEDQKATLVAIHELQHYSAAWTRAITKPELADSVGTLMGSECVEIHHCTLHAKAPSVGAPFPMHQDVPFYGHTDGRYIDALIHIDDADERSGNIKFLAGSHKFGPLEHITGPETAPHLPTDRYRLSDAVSVPAKAGDVVLFHLWTIHGSAVNNSGNWRRLIRLGFRDPRNEQVFGQALGRPGIIVRGVRPKVEGQNVDVYGNWSRPAK comes from the coding sequence ATGCTTACGCAACAGCAGATCGACTTCTGGCACGAGAACGGTTTTCTGCGGCTCGAGCAGGTTTTCCCCCGCGAAGAGCTCAAGCAGATGACCGACGAGCTCATGTACATCATGGAGACCTTCGCCAACTGGGGCGCGGCATGGCGGGGCCCGTGGCGCAAAGATTACCTGACGGACGACGAAGATCAGAAGGCGACGCTGGTGGCGATCCACGAACTGCAGCACTACTCGGCTGCGTGGACCCGCGCGATCACCAAGCCTGAGCTCGCCGACTCCGTCGGAACGCTGATGGGCTCCGAATGCGTCGAGATCCATCACTGCACGCTGCACGCCAAGGCTCCCAGCGTGGGCGCGCCGTTCCCGATGCACCAGGATGTGCCGTTCTACGGGCACACCGACGGACGGTACATCGACGCCTTGATCCATATCGACGACGCCGACGAGCGGAGCGGCAACATCAAGTTCCTCGCTGGCAGTCACAAGTTCGGACCCCTGGAGCACATCACCGGGCCCGAGACCGCGCCGCACCTGCCGACGGACCGGTACCGGCTCAGCGATGCCGTGTCCGTGCCGGCAAAGGCGGGCGATGTCGTCCTCTTCCACCTGTGGACCATCCATGGTTCCGCTGTGAACAACAGCGGGAACTGGCGACGGCTGATTCGGCTCGGGTTCCGCGATCCGCGCAACGAGCAAGTCTTCGGGCAGGCGCTCGGCCGGCCCGGCATCATCGTCCGTGGCGTGCGTCCCAAGGTCGAGGGACAGAACGTCGACGTGTACGGCAACTGGTCTCGACCCGCGAAGTAG
- a CDS encoding HAD family phosphatase translates to MNPYRVVALDLDGTLLTSDKRVTVRSLRSLQALHDRGIRLVIVTGRNLPMARASVRDVTVPLAFVAHNGAMTAENGRVTGSCRLGGETARSVCQAFRQFGCAPAVYSYTKGDCTLAHEPGEHNPAMARYLKANAPVAQTVGRLDDDLAGPLGSGAVHVVAIEPNDGARRALSGLQGLAGVQVLSSGTLYDGSHSFLEAIPAGASKTNGLDALCKRWGVTLADVVAVGDNLNDIELLQSVGLGVAMGNASTEVIRVAARTTSSNDREGVAEALDAVFRL, encoded by the coding sequence ATGAATCCCTATCGAGTCGTTGCACTCGACCTCGACGGAACACTGCTCACAAGCGACAAGCGCGTGACAGTGCGATCGCTTCGGTCCCTCCAGGCGTTGCACGACCGAGGAATCCGTCTCGTCATCGTGACCGGACGGAACCTCCCGATGGCGAGGGCGTCCGTCCGCGATGTGACGGTCCCCCTTGCGTTCGTCGCTCACAACGGCGCGATGACCGCTGAGAACGGTCGGGTCACTGGCTCGTGCCGACTCGGAGGCGAGACGGCGCGCTCCGTATGTCAGGCGTTCCGACAGTTCGGCTGCGCCCCGGCGGTCTACTCGTACACCAAGGGCGACTGCACGCTCGCCCACGAGCCCGGTGAACACAACCCGGCGATGGCTCGATATCTGAAGGCGAACGCTCCGGTCGCCCAGACGGTGGGCAGGCTCGACGACGATCTCGCGGGACCCCTCGGCAGCGGCGCGGTTCATGTCGTGGCGATCGAGCCCAACGACGGAGCCCGACGCGCTCTCAGCGGGCTGCAGGGACTCGCTGGCGTGCAGGTTCTGTCGTCGGGCACGCTTTACGACGGCAGCCACTCCTTCCTCGAAGCGATCCCGGCGGGAGCCAGCAAGACGAACGGACTCGACGCGCTCTGCAAGCGCTGGGGCGTGACCCTCGCCGACGTCGTCGCCGTCGGGGACAATCTCAACGACATCGAGCTGCTCCAGTCCGTCGGGCTCGGAGTCGCCATGGGGAACGCCTCGACCGAAGTCATTCGCGTGGCGGCGCGGACGACATCGTCCAACGACCGGGAAGGCGTCGCCGAAGCCCTGGACGCCGTTTTCCGCCTGTGA
- a CDS encoding creatininase family protein encodes MGRRREAELSHRAASAGDDREIVGVLSGSARLVGIRYRGQHEPAERIELPVPQRAESGRQALRPVAALLERAVERDRVDTGGAVPLRRRTGVLHASGSVVLVLVLLSVLEARTHRGQGAGHSQSARLPVHRTADGGLLRGAVRPRALDDAEPSRCPVPPDIGALRSLDGCRSGGGHRRAGGVLRAYRHGGLGRRRLLRRVFRAVDRHHAHARRAGVAGSRFAPGGAPPDDGAHVRNTRLVGCEPDWAVALSRVQPRLSGSPDATHPGEPKTGGRDARLPDTHGMGDRARRADGSDGGVLGDGALLVPVWHPEPRQGSRGVRPSRRMADEPGSRRCRRLGGCVLRRRRNAGVGVSSGEVRLVPAASGGVCRLEQLEHQPILVLDLRKLGGEAVDSPVRRLAVAADGAAVLLGLHSGRLRHRHALDASGNRSRRADLQVPVLGSSHTALIEEITMRKLRYEEMLPHEIRQARQARPIAYLPLGTLEWHGPQNAVGLDGLKAHALCCRFAEAHGGIVMPTIFWGDNRADILEMVFYPERFNTLTRDHRQDVAAAYGIGHAKFAANAERANATGGWDFFTQLVTRAYHEIESLGFEQIVCITGHYPENGPAKRARDAYLADGGSCRVHVHFGYDLIADEGYRGDHAARWETSLLWALRPECVDASLIERDNDEPTGILGPHPRDASPSFGEEAIARMVARLGDVLNAPDE; translated from the coding sequence ATGGGTCGAAGGCGAGAAGCTGAGCTATCCCATCGTGCAGCTTCCGCTGGCGATGACCGGGAAATCGTCGGCGTTCTATCGGGATCGGCTCGCCTGGTTGGGATTCGGTATCGCGGGCAGCATGAACCTGCTGAACGGATTGAACTTCCTGTACCCCAGCGTGCCGAGTCTGGGAGGCAGGCTCTACGACCTGTCGCCGCTCTTCTCGAACGCGCCGTGGAACGCGATCGGGTGGACACCGGCGGCGCTGTTCCCCTTCGCCGTCGGACTGGCGTTCTTCATGCCTCTGGATCTGTCGTTCTCGTGCTGGTTCTTCTATCTGTTCTGGAAGCTCGAACTCATCGCGGGCAAGGCGCTGGGCATTCGCAGTCTGCCCGACTTCCCGTACATCGAACCGCAGACGGCGGGCTCCTACGCGGCGCTGTGCGCCCTCGCGCTCTGGACGACGCGGAGCCATCTCGCTGCCCTGTTCCGCCGGACATCGGCGCGCTCCGGTCGCTGGATGGCTGTCGGAGCGGCGGCGGGCATCGCCGCGCTGGCGGCGTTCTCCGTGCGTATCGGCATGGCGGCTTGGGTCGCCGTCGCCTTCTTCGCCGCGTATTTCGTGCTGTCGATCGGCATCACGCGCATGCGCGCCGAGCTGGGGTCGCCGGTTCACGATTTGCACCTGGCGGGGCCCCACCTGATGATGGTGCGCATGTTCGGAACACGCGCCTTGTCGGTTGCGAACCTGACTGGGCTGTCGCTCTTTCAAGGGTTCAACCGCGCCTATCGGGGTCACCCGATGCCACACATCCTGGAGAGCCTAAAACTGGCGGACGCGACGCGCGCCTCCCGGACACGCATGGGATGGGCGATCGTGCTCGCCGCGCTGACGGCTCCGATGGCGGCGTTCTGGGCGATGGGGCACTACTCGTTCCGGTATGGCATCCCGAACCTCGGCAAGGTTCCCGAGGCGTTCGACCGTCTCGCCGGATGGCTGACGAACCCGGCTCCCGCCGATGTCGGCGTCTCGGCGGCTGTGTTCTTCGGAGGCGGCGCAACGCTGGCGTTGGCGTTTCTTCGGGCGAAGTTCGTCTGGTTCCCGCTGCATCCGGCGGGGTATGCCGTCTCGAGCAACTGGAGCATCAACCTATTCTGGTGCTCGATCTTCGCAAGCTGGGCGGCGAAGCTGTCGATTCTCCGGTTCGGCGGCTTGCCGTTGCTGCGGACGGCGCAGCCGTTCTTCTTGGGCTTCATTCTGGGCGACTTCGTCATCGGCACGCTCTGGATGCTTCGGGGAACCGTTCTCGGCGTGCCGACCTACAAGTTCCTGTTCTAGGCTCGTCTCACACCGCACTCATCGAGGAGATAACGATGCGGAAACTCCGCTACGAGGAAATGCTGCCGCACGAAATCCGCCAGGCGCGCCAGGCAAGACCCATCGCCTATCTGCCTCTGGGCACCCTCGAATGGCATGGACCGCAAAACGCGGTCGGGTTGGACGGGCTCAAGGCGCACGCGTTGTGCTGCCGGTTTGCCGAAGCCCACGGAGGCATCGTCATGCCGACGATCTTCTGGGGCGACAACCGCGCGGATATCTTGGAGATGGTGTTCTACCCGGAGCGGTTCAACACGTTGACGCGCGACCATCGGCAGGATGTCGCCGCCGCCTACGGCATCGGCCACGCGAAGTTCGCCGCAAACGCGGAGCGGGCGAACGCCACCGGAGGGTGGGATTTCTTCACTCAGCTCGTCACGCGGGCTTACCACGAGATCGAGTCGCTCGGGTTCGAGCAGATCGTCTGCATCACCGGACACTACCCGGAGAACGGACCGGCGAAGCGCGCGCGCGACGCGTACCTCGCCGACGGCGGCTCCTGCCGGGTACACGTCCACTTCGGATACGACCTGATCGCCGACGAGGGATATCGAGGTGACCACGCGGCGCGGTGGGAGACATCGCTGCTCTGGGCGCTGCGCCCCGAGTGCGTCGACGCCAGCCTCATCGAACGGGACAACGACGAGCCGACCGGAATCCTGGGGCCCCATCCGCGCGATGCCAGCCCGTCATTCGGCGAGGAAGCCATCGCTCGCATGGTCGCGCGGCTGGGCGACGTGCTGAACGCTCCAGACGAGTAG